The Mytilus galloprovincialis chromosome 3, xbMytGall1.hap1.1, whole genome shotgun sequence genomic interval ctgttttttgaaatgtttttagtttttatattgaaaaagtaatgtgtaatgtaatgcattacacaggcaaagtaattgtaatgtaatgcattacatgtgagaaaaaatgtaattgtaattgtaatggaagaatcacaaagtaattgtaatgtaatgcattacattgcaatgtaatggccccaggcctgaattgttgatagtcctaagtataaagcttagttttattacaactgtctcataaacttaacattaaccaagataactaaacaaagaccaatgaaccttgaaaatgaggtcaaggtcagatgaaccatgccaggcagacatgtacagctaacaatgcttctatacaacatatatagttgacccattacttagagtttaagaaaaatagaccacaacacaaaaacttaacactgtccaatgaaccgtgaaaatgaggtcaccgtcaaataaaacctgcgcgactgacataaagatcataaaatatttccatacaccaaatatagttgacctatggcatacagtattagataaaaagaccaaaactcaaaaacttaactttgaccactgaaccatgaaaatgaggtcaaggtcagatgacatctgcccgctagacatgaacaccttaccatcattccatacaacaaatatagtagaccttttgcatatagtatgagaaaaacagaccaaaacacaaaaatttaactataatcactgaaccatgaaaatgaggtcaaggtcagatgacacctgccagttggacatgtacaccttacagtccttccatacaccgaatatactagccctattgcttatagtatctgagatatggacttgaccaccaaaacttaaccttgttcactgatccatgaaatgaggtcgaggtcaagtgaaaactgtctgacagacatgaggaccatgcaaggtacacacataccaaatatagttatcctattacttaaaataagagagaattcaacattacaaaaaatttgaacttttttttcaagtggtcactgaaccatgaaaatgaggtcaaggacattggacatgtgactgatggaaacttcataacatgaaacatctgtatacaaagtatgaagcatccaggtcttccacctactgaaatataaagcttttaagaagtgagctaacaccgccgccgccgtagccgccgccggatcactatccctatgtcgagctttctgcaacaaaagttgcaggctcgacaaaaatcagatctttttttctatttgtaaaggggcataactctggaATGGTCACAacattcgaacttgatctgtattttgtggtaaaaagcattttGTATAggtttcatagcatttggtttgggcaaactaaagtaagaggaCGGAAACTAACTTTGGGATGTATGTACCGATatacaaaaaaacttaacatCCCCTGCAACAGTGAGGGCATAAAAAAATCGGTATTTATCGTTCTTATTAAAATTCACATTCTAAATTCTGGGACAGAAAATGTGTATACAGCAAATCATCATGTTTTCATATGTATCTTTTGTTCAGCAACCATATCAATAAATATGTGTAAAGAACTTTGAATTTACCTTAATTTGAAACCATGCATCCTGTGTACAGTATCTGATGTCACAAGCAGACGTAAGGTCTACACCTCCACCAATACAACCACCATGTACTGCAGCAATCACTGGTTTTGGACACTAAAATACATAATGATATTCATCTCagcatttttattataatttgtcaTATTTCCTTAGTTAGTGTCATATATTAAGTTGCATGTCTATAGGTTACAGAATCAAAAGAAGACTGTAAAAAGTCAATTACACATGAAATGGATGATGTGACCACATGGACCAATTCTTACAGCATGCTAACATGCATTTGCATATCATATGATATCAAATAAAACGGAAGAGGAGCAATTACTTTCTGCAGttggtttgaaaaaaatatgcctGTATTCCAACATATCTCCTTCAACcttgtatatatttttagataaactaccgtgaaagtacttttattcgtggggaaccaattttcgtggttttcgtggatgactttatccacaaatttaagtgtccaacgaaataaaacatgcattatccaaatcaagacatggaaagttCCTATCGGTAgatttgactactgatatgatctacagaatatattgaataacgtcaaatctgagaatactttaacaacagtcacagaactacaaccgcatgcaggattatacccatttaatctttaatgaacttgttatttggatggaggagagttgtctcattggaactcacaccacatcttcctatatatctattaactgtacaacttttgatcttttaattctcataaaaaagatatttttgattgatgaaagtcagatttccggtatttaTATTCTAGTatgttaaagtgttcattttatatcctcatagttttcgtacatatgggaaataataatttcatggtggcttgattttgataagaattatttgacaattcaagatacgtttatagcatttgtttatattactgttttctttaggtgacatgtttatggcctaattaacacctttgatggtctttaatctgttgattaCTTTATCATGAATTAATTAGTGTAATCACTACGATTTACTGGGtccaatgtttactttgcaatttccttcaatcaagACTACTTGTGACCTTCatttctaaaggctttaattttttttaacttttttttttttttgggaactaaaatccacgaatttaaaaacccacgaacatgtaaatattgataaaatcacgaaaattgatacccaggaatcaaagtactttcacagtaattcAAGAATTCAAACGTAGAAAAATATTCTAAGCTTGATCAAACAAACCATCTATAGCAAATACACACATACATTTTACAGATTTCATGTACAATTTTCTATATGATATCGAAGTTACCAATTTTAGGTGAGAGTTATGTTTAAATACAAACCCATtctttcttcaaacatttttaagtGAATTTTGCATGTGTTTTACAGACCTTTTCTATGGATGTAAAAGATTCTTGATATTCTTCAATTTTTGGTCTTATTTTAAAGCAATTTCTTGCTACATCTTTCCCTGTTGGCATAACATCACCCATATCCATCAAATCCAATCCTAAACAATAAAGGAAACATTcttttatatacaatgtattatatatatacatgcttttttagctcacctggcccgtcgtctgtcgtccattgtcgttaacttttacaaaaatcttctcctctgaaactatttggccaaattaaaccaaacttgaccacaatcatcattggggtatctagtttaaaaaatgtgtccggtgacccggccaaccaaccaagatggccgccatggctaaaaatagaacatggggggaaaatgcagtttttggcttataactcaaaaaccaaagcatttagagcaaatctgacatggggtaaaattgtttatcaggtcaagatctatctgccctgaaattttcagatgaatcggacaacccgttgttgacccctttaggagttatttccttttatagtcaatttttaaccatttttcgtaaatcttagttatcttttacaaaaatcttctcctctggaactactgggccaaattaatccaaacttggtcacaatcatctttggggtatctagtttaaaaaatgtgtccggtgacccgcccatcaaatcaagatggtcaccacagctaaaaatagaacataggggtaaaatgcagtttttggcttataactcaaaaaccaatgctttaagagcaaatctgacagaggtgaaaatgtttattaggtcaagatctatctgccctgaaattttcagatgaatcggacaacccgttgttgggttgctgcccctgaatcggtaattttaaggaaattttgctgtttttggttattatcttgaatagtattatagatagagataaactgcaaacagcaataatgttcagcaaagtaaaatttacaaataagtcaacatgaccaaaatggtcaattgaccccctaaggagttattgtccttatagtcaatttttaacaattttcataaaatttgtaaatttttattaacaataacactgaaactactgggccaagttcattatagatagagataattgtaagcagcaagactgtttagtaaagtaagatgtgcaaacacatcacaatcaccaaaacacaattttgtcatgaatccctctgcttcctttgtttaatattcacatagaccaaggtgagcgacacaggctctttagagcctctagttttaagtATAGCACTGATGAAGGGATTTGTTGTGCCACAGTATTTGCatatatatactgtggattcattattattttcattagatacacattttcatagatttttatggGTACAGGTGaatcatgaatttaaatgtttgatGAACAGCAAGTTTTCAATGTTCATGATGTTGTTGTATGTAGACTTTGGCaaatcaaaatatccaggaaaagttgtacccacaaaaataaatgaattggcAGAATAAGATTAATTCACCTCATTCATGTAGTTCTATCTTCTATCAGTATCTTTATACAGAACTTTATACACAAATGTCTATGAATTTCATTATTTACATAAATTGAATTCTTACTTAAACATTTTATCATATCAACTAAAGCAGAGGATTGCTTAATCAACTAAAATGATAAACCAAACAGTGTTTTAACATACAAAAGGCAGTTTAGGGAGATGTCAGTGGAACCTGACCCAATGTTTTGAATCTACAAATATGGTGCAACGCATAGACTTTTTTCATGTCTTTCCCCAAACATTGCCTAGTTACAGGACCTTCCCCATTttcaaaaatcctggatctgcatctgtttttatacatttttctcaCCTGCTGTAAATAATCTCCCTGCTCCAGACACTATTATCACTCTGTAGTTCTTATCTGTTGCTAATTTTTGGAAGCATTCTCTGCATTCTCTACAAAGATCAAGAAGATTTATCTTCAGCAAGTGTATTTTAGGAATTAAGGTTtgaatttcaacatttttatctGTTACAAGGGGCAATAACTCTTGTAAACTAACATAATGACtaaaatagttatatatatataaaagatgtgATGGCAAGTATAACTTATATATTCATGAACTGTTAAAGTTATTCATTAACCAAAACTGTATGAAAAGTAACTTGCATAAAAAATTGCTATACAATTTATCATGGACAATGATGGAAGccagatataacatgtataatgttatgattcatttacataaaaattaaaccaCAGAACACCAATTCTTTCATTGTTTGGAATGGTTGTGTTTTTCTAACATGTAGTTTTAATTGTagccatctgatgagttaagcctttttcaactgatttttatagtttcttcttatgttgtactgttataccactgccccaggttaggggaggattgagAATCTGCTAACATGTTACCCCCCCCTTTCTGGGCCCCTCCCCCCACACACACATGCTGTCTGTATgtatgagcctgtaattcagtggttgtccattgttgatgtgttacatatttgtttttcattcattttttgtacataaattaggctgttactttttatcatttgaatgtttaaaacatttttaacccaCACATTCTGAAAtgttctgtatgtatgtatgtgcctgtcccaatgcaagtcatttgaattgttttacatttgtcatttcagttaCATTCTCCCTCACTATGTTCGTCCGAATATAAAGTAATTATATTCTATGGCCTTAACAAAGAACAAACGACATAATGTAGATGTGCTACTCGCTATAACCTTTAATTCTATATAATACATCAATGTATGTATCAAATACAAACAGAATAACAATAATATCATAATTCCAATTACAAATTCACATTTAATCATCCGTGATTACACGTGTCTTCTTTAGGCTATAGCGAGAGTTGATGGTCAGAAAGGTGACCGCACAGGTTTTAAGTGTGAACAAATGGTCAcgtcatgaatattcatgaacgtACGACGAACTAAATTTTATTGCCTGTTATAGCTTACTGTGCAGTATGAgctttgttgaaggctgtacagtgacctatagttttctataatttctgtggaatttggtctcttgtgtagagttgtctcattggcaatcttaccacatatttttttttaaaaacgagGACTAGAGAAGACATTATTAATAAACATAATAACTGAAAAAATCACAAACATTTCTATCATGTTTTACAGTTTATACTGaaggtatttatatttaattctttTGAAATGTGATCAACAAACTTAGTGGTATATAGTTCACCAATGCATTTTTAATGATTCTGATAAAAGGAATTTGATGTAAAATGTATCAAACAGTAAAGGAGTCTCACATGCAGCTTGATATATAGTTTCTGAATATAATCGAACACAAATTCCATACACAGCCTTTATGTGTTAtgtgtacaaataaaaatatttggtttacaaaaaaaaatacaattaagttGATGAGTGATGAATCTTAAAAATTAAATGCATCCAACATTAAGTAGGCTCAGATTAAGATGATAGTTTTTGTTTCATCAAAAAAAGTACAATGAATCATATGCATGCATAGACTTAATCATACAATTACCTCCAAAATGCAATATTCATAGCATTAAGCCTGTCTGGTCTGTTAAGTTCGACATGAGCAACATCCTCTCTTGGGGAAGAAACCTTTAATGTTTCAAAATCATAACTAGTTTCACCAGACATCTTTCTTACAGCAAGACAGGTCAGTGATGCATTTCTATCAAGAGAATCtgtcaaaacaaaattcaaaatgtgtgTACTACATACTGGTATATGTTAGATCCCTGTGCACATATTAAATGAAATGTCAAACTAAAAATGCAAGCAATTAAATATTACAAATACCAATttggccacaccaatttgattccttgttcgacggacccgcccgcacctatttttttcaaaacagaatttttttatttttttatattcccgcttcccgcatccggaaatgtaatcatgtctatttcccgcaccgttttttttgtaaatattataaaaagatatcaacattggtttctttccccccttacttatattccctatcaaaacatgttcgttgttaaaataaagtacaaagaacttctgaaggatttgccttcaactgcaattatattgtatgctggtaaaacaaaactatctatagccgctgcatgtttatgcacctgtcctgattgattcaggggcctgtcgttcagcagttatcgtttgttgatgttgttcattggtattttcccgtttggatatataaattagatcgttggttttcctgttcgaattgtgtacgctaataattttgggatcctttatagcttgctgtttggtctttatcaaagccctgtgtaaaaggccgtactttgacctgtgtttgttattgtcagattgagaacaaccctccctcagacaaggggtcattttactgatgtagaaaagaaaatagaaataccaaggatttgtatagttcttctataaaacctttgaaaacttaaaatttggtactcaaaaagaggagagttacatcatattttaaacaactttttctaaaagaggggtccacttattttgaataatattaaactgttaaagtaaatgtgttaatttaacatggttatagtccaggaatattacaaaattcttggacatgttttgaccatttaatactagatagatatatagttcttttagaaaatatgagcccttttgtacaaacaaatatattataacttatattgatccctcataaaacatgtaaaagggatatttataacattaaggggttgcccccaaactgattatgacttggattgagaattgtctcattgtcagtcacacatacataaaccagattaaattatttcttggtgaacagggaaaaaatacttcagaaattaaagaaatgtcaaagtacaagttataaatcaagttttattattgtcaaaacctactattttatgtttacaaaaaaaaaatataatcgctcgcctttacttttcaagcttcgcctcaaaaatttgcaaattaaatatttttttattaaaattttcaaatcgctcgctcgccccatattttggagtccaaaaatccgtagaacaagaaattaatttGGTGTGGCCTTTATTATGTTTATCATGTATTCAGGATTTTCACTTTGACTCTTTTTGGTAAATTCCGGAAATTACAACTTTTGAAGTGGCTAGTGCCATTTGATTCTAGTTTATATGCAATTTACATGAACAATGATGAagtacaaatttatatttttatagtatACACTTTGTCTTTaaaattgtatcattttaacATTTGTAACTGTGTTCAGAATGTGTTcaggataaagtttatttaaatattgtcatTTTCTGGTATGTTGACAATGGTTGATGGAGTTATAAACACTAGTATTAGTAAAAGTAGAGCTTTCTCTGATCTGGGGTTCAAAACTTACAATAACATATAAGTATATTAGTACATGTAtcaactttaaacatgttaaacatacCAGTTTGATACTTAAACCTTCCATTTTTTAGAAATCTCTCTAATGATCGATTGTTTTGGAGAGCTATGAATTTCTGttccttgaaaaaaaaatgttttgaaagacACTAATTCTTCTCTGTGTAATTT includes:
- the LOC143068553 gene encoding delta(3,5)-Delta(2,4)-dienoyl-CoA isomerase, mitochondrial-like isoform X2, which gives rise to MSGETSYDFETLKVSSPREDVAHVELNRPDRLNAMNIAFWRECRECFQKLATDKNYRVIIVSGAGRLFTAGLDLMDMGDVMPTGKDVARNCFKIRPKIEEYQESFTSIEKCPKPVIAAVHGGCIGGGVDLTSACDIRYCTQDAWFQIKEIDVGLTADVGTLQRLPKIVGNDSLARELCYTARKFHSDEAKDIGFVSRIFPDKAAMINAAIELASLIASKSPVAVQGTKVSMVYSRDHSVPEGLAHIALWNQAMLQSEDVMKSAEAMMQKKEPKFSKL
- the LOC143068553 gene encoding delta(3,5)-Delta(2,4)-dienoyl-CoA isomerase, mitochondrial-like isoform X1, translated to MHGIRNITRKILNYSLDRNASLTCLAVRKMSGETSYDFETLKVSSPREDVAHVELNRPDRLNAMNIAFWRECRECFQKLATDKNYRVIIVSGAGRLFTAGLDLMDMGDVMPTGKDVARNCFKIRPKIEEYQESFTSIEKCPKPVIAAVHGGCIGGGVDLTSACDIRYCTQDAWFQIKEIDVGLTADVGTLQRLPKIVGNDSLARELCYTARKFHSDEAKDIGFVSRIFPDKAAMINAAIELASLIASKSPVAVQGTKVSMVYSRDHSVPEGLAHIALWNQAMLQSEDVMKSAEAMMQKKEPKFSKL